GTTGTGCTGAACTTCCTCGTGCTGCTTTTGGGCGGAAAGGACAATTGGGAACGACTCGCGCAGTTGGTTCTGCTCGCGCACATCCCCGTTGTGATCGTCGAAGGGGCGATGCTCGGCGTTTTGGTGAGCTACTTGGAGAAAGTGAAGCCCGAAATGCTCGGCTCGCGCCGCGAGCTTCCGAAGTTGGACGCCCCAACAGAAACAGAAGAGGCGTCCAGGTAATCCGCGGCAACGTCCCACACACTCGCTCACGTCACCGGGAATATCTCTTCAAAAGGGACTTCCCACTGCCCGATGCCGACGCTGACGGTCACGGTTTGTTTCTTCGCGTCCACCTTCACGACCTTGCCTGTCGAACCGAACCGCTGCACCGTCACCACCGTGCCGGCCTTGAGCGTCGCGCGTAACTCGTTGAGCGCGGCCCGGTCCGCGGCTTCCTTATCGAGCGCGCGGCGCTCGCGCTCGAACGATTCCTTCGCGCGATCCGCTTCGTGCTTGGCGGCGAGCGCGTCCACCTTCGCCTGCTCCGCTTCGAGGCGCAGTTCCTGGAGGCGGGCGAGTTCGCCGGTCTTGCCCTTGCGCCGCTTCAGGTACTTGTGGGCCTTGCGGAGCAGTTCCTTCGGCAGTTTCAGGCGCCGGGCGATCTTGAGCGCGTTACTCATCCCGAACTGGCCGATGTGCAGTCGATAGGTGGGGCGCATCGTCTCGATGTCGAACTCCACCGCACCGTTCTCGGCCCGGTCGTTGTTGAAGGCGTAGGTCTTCAGGTCGCCGAGGTGCGTCGTCACGATCGCGCGGCACCGGACCGCGTCGAGTTGGTCGAGGATCGCGCGCCCGAGCGCCGCCCCTTCGGTGGGATCGGTGCCGGCCCCGAGTTCGTCGAGCAGGATCAGGCTTTGGTCGTCCGCGGTGCGGAAGATCGACGCGATGCGCGAGACGTGCGAGCTAAAGGTGCTGAGTGACTGTTCGAGACTCTGCTCGTCGCCGATATCGGCCAGGATGTGCCTGAACACCGGAACCAGACTACCCTCGCCCGCGGGTACGTGCATCCCGCACTGGGCCATTAAGCACAATAACCCCGTCGTCTTCAGCGTGACCGTTTTCCCGCCCGTATTCGGCCCCGTAATCACCAACAGGTTGAACCCGATCCCGAGCCGGATATCGATCGGAACCACCGAGCGGGGACCACGAGTCGCAGAACGCGGAGCGGAAGCGTCAGGCGGATCAGTCGCTCTCTGTGCCTCGTTCGCCTTCTGTTCCGCGCTCCGCGATCCGGGTTCCGCGCTCGGAGTGGGGTCGTTGCGGAACAGCGATTCGAGGAGCGGGTGGCGCGCTTGTCGGAGCCAGAGCCGGCCCTCGGTATTCACGTCCGGCGGATACATGTTGAAGTCGCGCGAGTACCGGGCTTTCGCGGTGATGAGATCGAGCTTCGCGATCACATCCAGAGCGTACACCAGCGGGTTCGCGACTCGACCGACTTCGCTACTGAGGCGCCGGAGCACGCGCTTCACTTCGCGGTCCTCGTCGGCCTTTAGTTGCACGCGCTCGGCACTGAGGTTCGAGATGCTCGCGGGCTCAATGAACACCGTTTCGCCGGTACCGCTCATGCGGTGAACGACGCCGTTGACCTTGTGCCGGTGGTTCACAGAGACGGGTAGGACGTAGTGATCGCCGTGGACGGTCGCGTTCGGGTAGCTCAGAATCTTCCGGAGTTCCGGGTCACGCAGGAGGCGCCGGATTTCGGCCTTCACCTTCTCGTCGAGGTCAAAGAGCTTTTGGCGGACCGCCGCGAGGTCGCGACTCGCCATATCGAGAACGTGCCCGCGCCCGTCGATGCACCCGCCAATCGACTTTCCGACCGTGCCGAGGTCTTCGATCCCCGAGAGGTGGTCAATAATGCCCGAGAGGTGTTCCGCGAGGCGCATCCGGTAGCGGTACATCGCGCCGGTACAGTTGAGGGCTTCGGCCACTTCGATGAGCTGTTCGGCCGTGAGCATGGTGCCGATCTTGGCGCGCCGGGCAATTAGCCGCACGTCGTGGAGGCCGCTAAACGGCGGCGCCTGGTTCAGCCCCAGCGCCTCGACCATTTCGGAGGTGAGGGCGATTTCCTTGCGAATCGCGGTCGCGTCGGTCGAGGGTTCGATCTGCCGGGCGAGGTCGCGCCCGAGTGACGAAGCCGCGTAACCGGCAAGCAAAGCACGGACCTTGTCGAATCCGAGCAGATCGAGCGTGTGAGCGTCCATGAGGGCCGAATCAGCCTGTATAGCTTCAATAAGTATCATGCCCACAAGACACTCCGGCGCGGAGCCGGGTTCGGGGTCAGGGAATTGTACGCACGCGGCTAGCCGGGACTCCTCGGGTGCAATGCGAACCGCGCACGGCGAACCCGGTCCGTATACTGAGCTTCCGCGGACCGAGACATTTTTTGTCGGGAGATGGCAATGGCCGAGTGGCAACGAACACACACCTGCGAACAGCTTCGCGAGGAACACGTCGGGCAGACGATCACGCTCAACGGATGGGTGCTGACCGTCCGCGATAACGGGCACCAGATCTTCATCGACCTCCGCGACCGCTACGGCTTAACGCAGGTGGTGTTCAACAAGGCCGACAACGCCGAACTGTTCACCCAAGCCAAGGAACTGAAGAGCGAGTGGGTCGTGTCGGTGACCGGTCTCGTCCGCAAGCGCCTGGAAGGGGCGGCCCGCGCCGACATTTCCACCGGCGAAATCGAGGTCGAAGCGAAGACGCTGCGCGTGTTGAACCAGTGTCCGCCGCTCCCCTTTGAAATCAGCGAGTTCGGCAGCGAACTGGCGAACGAAGACCTCCGCCTCCAGTACCGCTACCTCGACTTGCGCCGGCGCTCGCTCCAGAAGGTGCTGATCCTGCGCCACCGGTTGTGCAAGGTGATCC
This region of Gemmata massiliana genomic DNA includes:
- a CDS encoding endonuclease MutS2, encoding MILIEAIQADSALMDAHTLDLLGFDKVRALLAGYAASSLGRDLARQIEPSTDATAIRKEIALTSEMVEALGLNQAPPFSGLHDVRLIARRAKIGTMLTAEQLIEVAEALNCTGAMYRYRMRLAEHLSGIIDHLSGIEDLGTVGKSIGGCIDGRGHVLDMASRDLAAVRQKLFDLDEKVKAEIRRLLRDPELRKILSYPNATVHGDHYVLPVSVNHRHKVNGVVHRMSGTGETVFIEPASISNLSAERVQLKADEDREVKRVLRRLSSEVGRVANPLVYALDVIAKLDLITAKARYSRDFNMYPPDVNTEGRLWLRQARHPLLESLFRNDPTPSAEPGSRSAEQKANEAQRATDPPDASAPRSATRGPRSVVPIDIRLGIGFNLLVITGPNTGGKTVTLKTTGLLCLMAQCGMHVPAGEGSLVPVFRHILADIGDEQSLEQSLSTFSSHVSRIASIFRTADDQSLILLDELGAGTDPTEGAALGRAILDQLDAVRCRAIVTTHLGDLKTYAFNNDRAENGAVEFDIETMRPTYRLHIGQFGMSNALKIARRLKLPKELLRKAHKYLKRRKGKTGELARLQELRLEAEQAKVDALAAKHEADRAKESFERERRALDKEAADRAALNELRATLKAGTVVTVQRFGSTGKVVKVDAKKQTVTVSVGIGQWEVPFEEIFPVT